In Pedobacter sp. SL55, the following proteins share a genomic window:
- a CDS encoding VIT1/CCC1 transporter family protein, which yields MITIENYLEQHYIHKSNWLRAAVLGANDGIISISSLAIGVAAASSTREPILLATVAGLVAGALSMSAGEYVSVSSQTDTEKADIEREKAELKTMPEEELQILAQIYERRGLTKETAMQVAIELSEKDALAAHIRDELGINEVSKANPIQAAMASGAAFTVGGLMPLLVVLFAPVKHMEYWLYGATLIFLMILGAKAAKTGGSNITKAIVRITIWGSIAMGLSALVGYLFGVNV from the coding sequence ATGATTACAATTGAAAATTATTTAGAGCAGCATTACATCCATAAAAGTAATTGGCTTAGGGCTGCGGTTTTAGGTGCTAATGATGGTATTATTTCTATTTCCAGCTTGGCCATTGGGGTAGCTGCAGCAAGTAGTACCAGAGAGCCTATTTTATTGGCTACGGTAGCGGGTTTGGTGGCCGGGGCCTTATCCATGTCGGCTGGCGAGTATGTATCTGTAAGTTCGCAAACGGATACCGAAAAAGCCGATATTGAAAGGGAAAAAGCTGAACTAAAGACCATGCCCGAAGAAGAACTACAGATTTTAGCTCAAATTTATGAAAGGCGTGGATTGACAAAGGAAACCGCCATGCAGGTAGCAATAGAACTTAGCGAGAAAGATGCTTTAGCGGCTCATATACGAGATGAATTGGGTATTAACGAGGTAAGCAAGGCCAATCCTATACAAGCGGCAATGGCCTCTGGTGCAGCGTTTACCGTAGGCGGCTTAATGCCTTTGTTGGTGGTGTTATTTGCGCCAGTAAAACACATGGAGTATTGGTTATATGGTGCCACCCTAATTTTTTTGATGATCTTGGGCGCTAAAGCGGCCAAAACTGGTGGGTCTAATATCACAAAGGCTATTGTGCGCATTACCATTTGGGGCTCTATAGCCATGGGGCTTTCGGCGCTAGTGGGATACTTGTTTGGGGTTAATGTGTAA
- a CDS encoding sensor histidine kinase yields MFTENASHEMMTPIAVINAKLDMMLQSANLSEEQSKNLIDLYRATAKLTKLNQSLLLLVKIDNNLLRDREQLNLKSILVEKLQYFQEFTQQKGIAVHINLQDHTLLMSRYLADILLDNLIGNAIRHNHEGGSIDIKLNSQALWISNTGTNEPLDDKIAFDRFYKSPSSEGMGLGLAIVKQIVELHQFGITYSYQTGVHTFAVFFTPHSIQ; encoded by the coding sequence TTGTTTACAGAGAATGCTTCGCATGAGATGATGACACCAATTGCGGTAATCAATGCAAAATTAGACATGATGTTACAGTCTGCCAATTTGAGTGAAGAGCAAAGTAAAAACCTGATTGATCTGTACAGAGCTACAGCCAAACTTACCAAGCTCAATCAGTCTTTATTGTTGCTGGTAAAAATAGATAATAACCTGCTACGGGATAGGGAACAACTTAACCTCAAATCCATTTTGGTAGAAAAACTACAATATTTTCAAGAATTTACGCAACAAAAAGGTATTGCTGTACATATAAACTTGCAAGATCACACTTTGCTAATGAGCCGATATTTGGCCGATATTTTATTAGATAACTTAATTGGTAATGCCATACGGCACAATCACGAAGGCGGCAGCATTGATATTAAACTAAATAGCCAGGCTTTATGGATTAGCAATACAGGTACTAACGAGCCATTGGATGATAAAATTGCCTTTGATCGTTTTTACAAGTCGCCATCTTCAGAAGGTATGGGGCTTGGCTTGGCCATTGTTAAACAAATTGTAGAACTACATCAGTTTGGTATTACGTACTCCTATCAGACAGGTGTGCATACTTTTGCGGTATTTTTTACCCCTCACTCCATACAATAA
- a CDS encoding response regulator transcription factor, giving the protein MKILVVEDEELLRLNIMDYLKAEGNVCDFADRFDTASEKIALYDYDCILLDLTLPDGDGLKLLLQLKKEDKSAGVIIITARSSIDQRIEGLSLGADDYLIKPFHLSELSARILAVVRRRSFKGNDLIVFNELTIDIQRKTVKVNNLAINLTRKEFDLLLYFLANKSKVIAKSALVTHIWGDHADMADSFDFIYTHIKNLRKKLVDGGCKDYFHSVYGVGYKFADE; this is encoded by the coding sequence ATGAAGATTTTAGTTGTTGAGGATGAAGAACTACTGCGGTTAAATATCATGGATTATTTGAAGGCCGAAGGCAATGTTTGCGACTTTGCCGACCGCTTTGATACGGCCTCAGAAAAAATAGCCCTGTATGATTATGACTGTATCTTGCTAGACCTTACTTTGCCAGACGGCGATGGTTTAAAGCTGTTGCTACAACTAAAAAAAGAAGATAAAAGCGCTGGCGTCATTATCATTACCGCCAGAAGTTCAATAGATCAGCGCATAGAGGGTTTAAGCTTGGGTGCCGATGATTATTTGATCAAGCCCTTTCATCTTTCGGAACTGAGTGCCCGCATTTTGGCGGTGGTAAGGCGCAGGTCTTTTAAAGGCAATGATCTTATCGTTTTTAATGAGCTAACCATTGATATTCAGCGTAAAACGGTAAAAGTAAATAACCTAGCCATTAACCTTACCCGTAAAGAATTTGATTTGTTGCTGTATTTTTTGGCTAATAAATCTAAGGTAATTGCTAAATCGGCATTAGTTACGCACATTTGGGGCGACCATGCCGATATGGCCGACAGCTTCGATTTTATCTATACACATATTAAAAACTTACGGAAAAAGCTGGTAGATGGAGGTTGTAAAGATTACTTCCACTCGGTGTATGGCGTAGGTTATAAATTTGCCGACGAATGA
- a CDS encoding DUF3570 domain-containing protein: MKKVFLTVAMAFALLHPSFAQTNSKAENTGYQSRKLKLEEVNLVSSYYTQDGNNAAVTGGIGSQKLTDIANVFDVKLTKYDSKERKHTFGLEVGIDHYTSASSDKIDLQANSSASHADTRIYPSLNWSIENEKKGTTLAFGLSSSAEYDYLSFGGNVAFSAKTKDRNGEFTAKFQTYLDQVTLILPIEFRANGGEHETGGTAARNTFAGSLSYSQIVNQRLQLMLLADVVQQSGYLSLPFHRVYFTYGSVHQEKLPNSRFKLPLGFRANYFLGDNLIIRTYYRFYTDNWGLNAHTAELELPIKMNPFFSLSPFYRYYSQTAAKYFAPYQRHTIADQYYNSNYDLSKFNSNFYGLGIRLAPPKGVFGLQHLSMLELRYGHYSKNINMSSNIVSLNIKYK, encoded by the coding sequence ATGAAAAAAGTATTTTTAACGGTAGCTATGGCCTTTGCGCTCTTGCATCCAAGCTTTGCACAAACTAATTCCAAAGCAGAAAACACCGGCTACCAAAGTCGCAAGTTAAAGCTCGAAGAAGTTAACCTGGTATCTAGCTACTACACACAAGATGGCAACAATGCCGCAGTAACGGGCGGTATAGGTTCGCAAAAACTAACCGATATTGCCAATGTGTTCGATGTAAAGCTGACCAAATACGACAGCAAAGAACGTAAGCATACCTTTGGTTTAGAGGTAGGCATAGATCATTACACCTCAGCTTCGTCAGATAAAATAGATTTGCAGGCCAATTCTTCTGCCTCTCATGCCGATACTCGCATTTATCCTTCTTTAAATTGGAGTATCGAGAACGAGAAAAAAGGCACCACTCTGGCTTTTGGCTTATCCTCATCTGCCGAGTACGATTACCTCTCTTTTGGCGGTAATGTGGCTTTTTCTGCTAAAACTAAAGATAGAAATGGCGAGTTTACCGCTAAATTTCAAACCTATCTGGATCAGGTTACGTTAATTTTGCCGATAGAATTTAGGGCCAACGGCGGCGAACACGAAACAGGGGGTACGGCAGCCAGAAATACCTTTGCTGGTTCACTGTCTTATTCGCAAATTGTCAACCAGCGCCTACAGCTCATGCTCCTCGCCGATGTGGTACAGCAAAGCGGTTACCTAAGTTTACCATTTCATAGGGTGTATTTTACATATGGCAGCGTACATCAAGAGAAATTACCTAACAGCCGCTTTAAATTGCCTTTGGGTTTTAGGGCCAATTACTTTTTGGGCGATAACCTGATCATCAGAACCTATTATCGTTTTTATACCGATAATTGGGGGCTTAACGCACACACAGCAGAGCTAGAGTTGCCCATTAAAATGAACCCATTTTTCTCGCTAAGTCCGTTTTACCGATACTATAGCCAAACGGCAGCCAAATATTTTGCGCCGTACCAGCGCCATACTATTGCCGATCAGTATTACAACAGCAATTACGACCTGTCTAAGTTCAATAGCAACTTTTATGGCTTAGGTATACGCTTGGCACCACCAAAAGGGGTATTCGGGCTTCAGCATTTAAGTATGTTAGAGTTGCGTTACGGGCATTACTCCAAAAATATAAACATGAGTTCTAACATCGTTTCGTTAAATATTAAATATAAATAA
- a CDS encoding DUF4266 domain-containing protein yields the protein MLLLALLALASSCTTVKEYQKNRLNDAEMALSNRKVEKTELSFQGYREGASGANAGKSGGGCGCN from the coding sequence ATGTTACTGCTAGCGCTGTTGGCCTTGGCAAGTTCTTGCACAACGGTAAAAGAATATCAAAAAAACAGATTGAACGATGCGGAAATGGCTTTGTCTAACCGAAAGGTAGAAAAAACTGAGTTAAGTTTTCAAGGTTACCGAGAGGGTGCCTCGGGCGCCAATGCAGGTAAAAGTGGCGGCGGTTGCGGCTGTAATTAA
- a CDS encoding FAD:protein FMN transferase: MLTTSIELALQSFKRSQRLMGNTFELTVVAEDEAWANAKLDLAVDEIKRIEALLTTFDERSQTNQINQQAGVTAVKVDREVFSLIERSIRISKITDGAFDLSYGSIDKRLWNFDQHMSTLPSADQAKAMVRLINYQNIILDHENCTVKLKEKGMRIGFGGIGKGYAAEMAKALLKREGIVSGIVNASGDLTAWGNQPNGQPWTIGVVNPDHKQLPFSYLNVTDMAVATSGNYEKYVMIDGIKYSHTINPKTGLPVRGIKSVTIISPNAEIADAMATPVTIMGVKAGLNLINQIHHLACIIIDDNNQIYTSKNINLK, from the coding sequence ATGCTAACCACTAGTATTGAGCTTGCTTTACAATCTTTTAAACGCAGCCAAAGGTTAATGGGTAATACTTTTGAGCTTACGGTAGTAGCAGAAGATGAAGCTTGGGCAAACGCTAAATTGGATCTGGCAGTTGATGAAATTAAAAGGATCGAGGCATTGCTGACCACTTTTGATGAGCGTAGCCAAACCAACCAGATTAACCAACAAGCTGGTGTGACAGCCGTAAAAGTTGATAGGGAAGTATTTAGCCTGATTGAACGTTCCATAAGGATTTCTAAAATAACCGATGGGGCTTTTGATCTATCTTACGGTTCTATTGATAAAAGGCTCTGGAATTTCGATCAACACATGAGCACATTGCCCAGTGCAGACCAAGCTAAAGCTATGGTAAGGCTCATCAATTATCAAAATATCATCTTAGATCATGAAAATTGTACCGTAAAACTGAAGGAAAAAGGTATGCGCATTGGTTTTGGTGGTATTGGAAAAGGTTATGCCGCAGAAATGGCTAAAGCCCTGTTAAAAAGGGAAGGTATAGTTAGCGGAATTGTAAATGCTTCTGGTGACCTTACCGCTTGGGGAAATCAGCCCAACGGCCAGCCGTGGACCATCGGCGTAGTTAACCCAGATCATAAACAACTGCCATTTTCTTACCTCAATGTAACCGATATGGCGGTAGCTACTTCTGGCAATTACGAAAAGTATGTGATGATTGATGGCATCAAATATTCGCACACCATTAATCCTAAAACCGGATTGCCTGTAAGAGGTATTAAAAGCGTAACTATCATTAGTCCCAATGCAGAAATAGCCGATGCTATGGCTACTCCAGTAACCATTATGGGCGTTAAAGCTGGCTTAAACCTTATCAACCAAATTCATCATTTGGCCTGCATCATTATCGACGATAATAATCAAATCTACACCAGTAAAAATATCAATCTCAAATGA
- a CDS encoding thioredoxin family protein, with protein sequence MKTLLFLIFTMGISVSPWEANFENAKKLAKEKNQFILLNFSGSDWCIPCIRMHKEIFTDAGFLKMADQNLVLVNADFPRNKKNQLPVDIKKQNEALADQYNPNGRFPYILLLNAEGKVIKTWEGLPDETPTQFTATVKQICNANH encoded by the coding sequence ATGAAAACCTTACTGTTTTTAATCTTTACTATGGGCATATCAGTAAGTCCTTGGGAAGCTAATTTCGAGAATGCAAAGAAATTGGCTAAAGAGAAAAACCAATTTATTTTGTTGAATTTCTCTGGTTCAGATTGGTGTATCCCTTGCATTAGGATGCACAAGGAAATTTTTACCGATGCGGGATTTTTAAAGATGGCAGATCAAAATTTGGTGCTCGTGAATGCCGATTTTCCACGTAATAAAAAAAATCAGTTGCCTGTTGATATAAAAAAACAAAACGAGGCACTGGCCGACCAATATAATCCTAACGGAAGGTTTCCTTACATCCTGTTGCTAAATGCAGAGGGTAAAGTGATTAAAACTTGGGAAGGATTGCCCGATGAAACCCCAACCCAATTTACCGCTACCGTTAAACAAATTTGTAATGCTAACCACTAG
- a CDS encoding cytochrome b/b6 domain-containing protein, translating to MLAFMAISGLSIKFHEQLSISDTVAHSVKEMHELVMYLILSFIIIHIVGVVIAEKSNQPGIVSDIINGGNADN from the coding sequence ATGTTGGCGTTTATGGCCATCAGTGGGTTAAGCATAAAATTTCATGAACAATTGAGTATATCCGATACCGTAGCGCATAGCGTCAAAGAAATGCATGAGCTGGTCATGTACCTCATACTGTCGTTCATTATAATCCATATTGTAGGGGTAGTCATTGCCGAAAAAAGCAATCAACCCGGAATAGTATCTGACATAATCAATGGTGGCAACGCAGATAACTGA